The Rhododendron vialii isolate Sample 1 chromosome 8a, ASM3025357v1 genome has a window encoding:
- the LOC131336613 gene encoding uncharacterized protein LOC131336613 has translation MIHDCHFSFLYKYLFVLLLNYVAFLQSFDISLRRNVMDKSWMYQSRLTSEYLNGVEGFLNFAFQNASIDGKIVCPCVKCGNGRWVTRSEAVDHLICDGFIKGYTKWIAHGEALSSTTTAPIPTNSGNALGTNNSMREMLYDKFGISNRDIGMDDVPNNVELSNADAKKFYKLVNDAQKPLYPGCKEFSKLSLLVELFHNKCLGKWTNDSFTKLLRTFNRVIPEGEKLPNSYYEAKKVLGELGLSYKKIHDCPNDCMLYWKEHIDDTECHVCHEQRYKTVDSHEGAEGTSAKKRKKVPRKVLRHFPLIPRLQRLFMSSKIASFMKWHDEGRTKDGCMRHPADSPTWQTFDFQHKEFATDSRNVRLGLASDGFNPFGMMSNVHSTWPVILMPYNLPPWMCMKQPYFIMSLLIPGRSAPGNNIDVYLQPLIEELKELWGVGVDTFDSSTNQNFKMHAALMWTINDFPAYANLSGWSTKGRLACPSCHKDTCSSWLKYSGKHIYMDHRRFLEDSHMYRRDKRSFNGKEERRKAPCRLTGSMIQDQLKGVQFKFGKLVKDNPKLPFNWKKPSIFFELPYWKDNLLRHNLDVMHIEKNVCDSVLATLLNLVGKSKDHWKARQDLKDMGFRSELHPIEDESGRTYLPAACFSMTKKEKDIFYKVLKNVKVPDGYASNISRSFQDKEHKVYGLKSHDNHILMQQLLPLALRRVLPKQVRSPLIKLCNFFRELCGKVLHARDLIRLEKQIAITLCELERIFPPSFFDIMMHLPVHLATEAKLAGPVHYRWMYPIERYLATLKSYVRNKNRPEGSIAEGYLAEECLTFCSRYLEDVETRFNRVGRNDDEGSTVAARLPIFSTQGRPFGKVVTETLDQETLVKAHQYVLFNCDAVDKFSNQHQTMIRDRNPRLRIWEVQRMHNEKFASWFGNHVQDLQLAEDKQLSEELRALARGPDDVGKRYRGYLINGFRFHTREVERTRKFQNSGVVVTATTRSFSSASDNNPVAGDIAYYGVLTDVIELSYFGGRKVVLFKCDWMSEGKNRRPDEHGFTLVNFARLVHANEPFVLASQVQQAFYVEDPLDKGWHVVIKTTARDAFNMNTKSCIDDVETYLQSESCDGQLQDDQGDISLVREDVQGTTVDTIDATTAQVVEGDGVEGI, from the exons ATGATACATGActgtcatttttcctttttgtataaatatcTTTTTGTCCTGTTGCTTAATTATGTTGCCTTCTTGCAGAGTTTTGATATCAGTTTACGGAGAAACGTAATGGATAAGAGTTGGATGTATCAATCTCGGTTGACCAGTGAGTATTTGAACGGAGTAGAGGGATTCTTGAATTTCGCATTCCAAAACGCAAGTATCGATGGGAAAATTGTTTGTCCATGTGTGAAGTGTGGAAATGGCAGATGGGTGACGCGATCTGAGGCAGTAGACCATCTTATATGTGACGGTTTTATCAAGGGTTACACAAAATGGATAGCTCATGGAGAAGCTTTGTCATCTACTACAACAGCTCCAATTCCCACTAATTCTGGTAATGCTTTGGGTACAAATAATAGCATGCGTGAGATGCTGTATGATAAATTCGGGATCTCAAATAGAGATATTGGCATGGATGACGTGCCAAATAATGTAGAGTTGTCGAATGCAGATGCTAAAAAATTTTATAAGTTGGTAAACGATGCCCAAAAACCTTTGTACCCTGGGTGTAAAGAGTTTTCAAAGCTTTCATTGCTCGTTGAACTATTTCACAATAAGTGCCTTGGAAAATGGACTAACGACTCATTTACCAAGCTACTTCGGACGTTCAACAGAGTAATTCCAGAGGGTGAGAAATTGCCCAACTCATATTATGAAGCGAAAAAAGTGTTGGGGGAATTGGGTCTCTCATACAAAAAGATCCATGATTGCCCTAATGATTGCATGTTGTATTGGAAAGAACATATTGATGATACAGAATGTCATGTATGTCATGAACAGAGGTACAAAACCGTTGACAGTCATGAAGGAGCAGAAGGAACCTCAGCGAAAAAGCGTAAAAAGGTCCCCAGAAAGGTTTTACGCCATTTTCCATTGATACCAAGGCTACAAAGGTTGTTCATGTCGTCAAAGATTGCATCTTTTATGAAGTGGCATGATGAGGGTCGCACCAAAGATGGTTGCATGCGTCATCCTGCTGATTCCCCTACTTGGCAGACTTTTGACTTCCAACATAAGGAATTTGCTACAGATTCACGTAATGTTAGACTTGGATTAGCGTCAGATGGATTTAATCCTTTTGGGATGATGAGTAATGTGCATAGTACATGGCCTGTCATCTTGATGCCATACAACCTGCCACCTTGGATGTGTATGAAACAACCGTACTTCATAATGTCGTTGCTTATACCCGGTCGTTCAGCACCTGGAAATAACATTGATGTTTATTTGCAACCATTGATAGAGGAGCTGAAAGAGTTATGGGGGGTCGGAGTAGATACATTTGATTCttcaaccaatcaaaattttaagATGCATGCTGCCTTAATGTGGACTATCAATGATTTTCCTGCATATGCAAATTTGTCTGGGTGGAGCACTAAAGGGCGTCTTGCATGTCCATCATGCCATAAAGAcacatgttcttcttggttgaagTATAGTGGGAAGCACATCTACATGGACCATCGACGATTCTTGGAGGATAGCCATATGTATAGACGAGATAAAAGGTCGTTTAATGGAAAGGAAGAGCGTCGGAAGGCACCTTGTCGCTTAACTGGGTCTATGATACAAGATCAGCTAAAAGGCGTTCAATTTAAGTTTGGAAAGCTAGTTAAGGATAATCCTAAGTTGCCATTCAACTGGAAGAAGCCTAGCATATTCTTCGAATTACCTTATTGGAAAGATAATTTACTGCGACACAATCTAGATGTAATGCACATAGAAAAAAATGTTTGCGATAGCGTGCTTGCAacattgttaaatttggttGGGAAATCAAAGGATCATTGGAAGGCACGTCAAGATTTAAAAGATATGGGCTTTAGAAGTGAGCTTCATCCCATAGAAGATGAATCAGGTCGCACATACTTGCCTGCCGCATGCTTTTCAATGACTAAAAAGGAGAAAGACATCTTTTACAAAGtcttaaaaaatgtaaaagttCCAGATGGGTATGCTTCGAATATTTCAAGATCTTTCCAGGACAAAGAACATAAAGTTTATGGGCTGAAGAGTCATGACAATCATATTTTGATGCAACAATTGCTCCCATTAGCATTGCGAAGAGTATTGCCTAAGCAAGTGCGGTCCCCTTTGATTAaattgtgcaatttttttagagaattGTGTGGTAAAGTTCTTCATGCTCGTGACTTGATCCGTTTGGAGAAGCAAATTGCAATAACCTTGTGTGAGTTGGAAAGGATTTTCCCCCCATCATTTTTTGATATCATGATGCATTTACCAGTTCATTTGGCTACTGAGGCCAAACTTGCGGGGCCAGTTCATTATCGTTGGATGTATCCCATAGAGAG GTATTTAGCAACATTGAAGTCATATGTGCGAAACAAAAATCGTCCCGAGGGTTCCATTGCGGAAGGATATTTGGCAGAGGAGTGTTTGACGTTTTGCTCTAGGTACTTGGAGGATGTTGAAACGAGGTTTAATCGAGTGGGCAGAAATGATGATGAGGGTAGTACTGTTGCTGCAAGGTTGCCTATTTTCTCAACACAAGGACGGCCATTTGGAAAAGTAGTGACAGAAACCTTGGATCAGGAAACGTTAGTGAAGGCACATCAATATGTGTTGTTCAATTGTGACGCGGTAGACAAATTTTCCAA TCAACACCAGACCATGATAAGAGATCGAAATCCACGTTTGCGTATATGGGAAGTCCAACGTATGCATAATGAAAAGTTTGCATCATGGTTTGGAAACCAC GTTCAAGACTTGCAACTTGCAGAGGATAAACAGCTTTCTGAAGAGCTTAGAGCTCTAGCTCGGGGACCAGATGATGTAGGGAAGAGATATAGAGGATATCTTATAAATGGTTTCAGGTTCCACACACGAGAAGTTGAGAGGACAAGAAAATTTCAGAATAGTGGGGTAGTTGTTACTGCAACAACAAGAAGTTTTTCAAGTGCTAGTGACAATAATCCAGTGGCTGGTGATATAGCTTACTATGGCGTTTTGACAGATGTTATTGAGCTGAGTTACTTCGGAGGGAGGAAGGTTGTGTTGTTTAAGTGCGACTGGATGTCAGAAGGCAAAAACAGAAGGCCAGATGAACATGGTTTTACTCTTGTCAATTTTGCACGATTGGTACATGCCAATGAGCCTTTTGTTTTAGCTTCTCAAGTACAACAAGCATTTTATGTTGAAGATCCCCTTGACAAAGGGTGGCATGTTGTGATAAAGACAACTGCTAGAGACGCTTTTAATATGAACACAAAGTCATGCATCGATGATGTGGAGACGTATTTGCAGAGTGAGTCATGTGATGGTCAATTGCAAGATGATCAAGGTGATATCAGTTTGGTTAGAGAAGATGTGCAGGGAACAACTGTAGACACTATTGATGCAACAACAGCTCAAGTGGTAGAAGGCGATGGAGTCGAGGGGATTTAG